One Sphaeramia orbicularis chromosome 21, fSphaOr1.1, whole genome shotgun sequence DNA window includes the following coding sequences:
- the mmadhcb gene encoding metabolism of cobalamin associated Db isoform X2, translating into MVTDLTVFHNSVLRQETQLDIGGKKHSNNRMASVLCSRARLVTYLPGLSALVGRVAGTRTFSAAGSSGSDEPHIATTPSDMGLRTVWPDESMGPFGPLDQRFQLPGNMGFDCHLEGLAEQRTTPAHKMVPDVLSAPSSSDRHEFILAQVAGELFEKDDPLSPQNMNRADKYFDSNVECAIQSCPELLKKDFQLMFPEAPSSGMMVVTVTQKTQNDMTAWSAEVEQEREQMLDKFIDGAKEICYALQGEGFWADFIDPSSGLAFFGSYTNNTLFETDERYRQLGFQIEDLGCCRVIRHSLWGTHVFVGTIFTNAPSSSLIMKKLQES; encoded by the exons ATGGTTACAGATTTAACAGTCTTTCACAACAGTGTGCTTAGACAGG AAACACAACTGGATATTGGGGGAAAAAAGCACAGTAACAACAGGATGGCCTCT GTTCTGTGCAGCAGAGCCAGGCTGGTCACTTACCTCCCTGGACTCAGTGCATTGGTGGGTCGTGTAGCAGGAACTAGAACCTTCTCAGCTGCTGGATCCTCTGGGTCTGATGAACCCCACATAGCCACCACTCCCTCTGATATGG GACTGCGGACGGTGTGGCCTGATGAGAGTATGGGGCCTTTCGGACCCCTGGATCAGCGCTTCCAGCTGCCGGGTAACATGGGCTTTGACTGTCACCTAGAGGGACTGGCAGAGCAGAGGACCACCCCGGCTCATAAGATGGTCCCTGATGTTCTCTCTGCCCCGTCCAGCAGCGACCGACATGAATTCATACTGGCCCAGGTTGCCGGGGAGTTGTTT gaaaAAGATGATCCGCTGTCGCCTCAGAACATGAACAGAGCTGACAAGTACTTTGACTCCAACGTGGAATGTGCCATTCAGTCATGTCCTGAGCTGCTGAAGAAAG ATTTCCAGTTAATGTTCCCCGAGGCTCCGTCTTCTGGTATGATGGTGGTCACCGTGACCCAGAAGACCCAGAACGACATGACGGCGTGGTCAGCTGAGGTGGAACAGGAGAGGGAGCAGATGCTGGACAAG TTTATAGATGGAGCCAAGGAAATCTGCTACGCCCTGCAGGGGGAGGGCTTCTGGGCCGACTTCATCGATCCGTCTTCAGGCCTGGCG TTCTTCGGCTCGTACACCAACAACACGCTGTTTGAGACCGACGAGCGCTACCGTCAGCTGGGCTTCCAGATCGAGGACCTGGGATGCTGCAGAGTGATCCGACACTCGCTGTGGGGCACACACGTTTTTGTGGGGACGATATTCACCAACGCACCGTCAAGCAGCCTCATCATGAAGAAGCTGCAGGAAAGCTGA
- the mmadhcb gene encoding metabolism of cobalamin associated Db isoform X3 → MASVLCSRARLVTYLPGLSALVGRVAGTRTFSAAGSSGSDEPHIATTPSDMGLRTVWPDESMGPFGPLDQRFQLPGNMGFDCHLEGLAEQRTTPAHKMVPDVLSAPSSSDRHEFILAQVAGELFEKDDPLSPQNMNRADKYFDSNVECAIQSCPELLKKDFQLMFPEAPSSGMMVVTVTQKTQNDMTAWSAEVEQEREQMLDKFIDGAKEICYALQGEGFWADFIDPSSGLAFFGSYTNNTLFETDERYRQLGFQIEDLGCCRVIRHSLWGTHVFVGTIFTNAPSSSLIMKKLQES, encoded by the exons ATGGCCTCT GTTCTGTGCAGCAGAGCCAGGCTGGTCACTTACCTCCCTGGACTCAGTGCATTGGTGGGTCGTGTAGCAGGAACTAGAACCTTCTCAGCTGCTGGATCCTCTGGGTCTGATGAACCCCACATAGCCACCACTCCCTCTGATATGG GACTGCGGACGGTGTGGCCTGATGAGAGTATGGGGCCTTTCGGACCCCTGGATCAGCGCTTCCAGCTGCCGGGTAACATGGGCTTTGACTGTCACCTAGAGGGACTGGCAGAGCAGAGGACCACCCCGGCTCATAAGATGGTCCCTGATGTTCTCTCTGCCCCGTCCAGCAGCGACCGACATGAATTCATACTGGCCCAGGTTGCCGGGGAGTTGTTT gaaaAAGATGATCCGCTGTCGCCTCAGAACATGAACAGAGCTGACAAGTACTTTGACTCCAACGTGGAATGTGCCATTCAGTCATGTCCTGAGCTGCTGAAGAAAG ATTTCCAGTTAATGTTCCCCGAGGCTCCGTCTTCTGGTATGATGGTGGTCACCGTGACCCAGAAGACCCAGAACGACATGACGGCGTGGTCAGCTGAGGTGGAACAGGAGAGGGAGCAGATGCTGGACAAG TTTATAGATGGAGCCAAGGAAATCTGCTACGCCCTGCAGGGGGAGGGCTTCTGGGCCGACTTCATCGATCCGTCTTCAGGCCTGGCG TTCTTCGGCTCGTACACCAACAACACGCTGTTTGAGACCGACGAGCGCTACCGTCAGCTGGGCTTCCAGATCGAGGACCTGGGATGCTGCAGAGTGATCCGACACTCGCTGTGGGGCACACACGTTTTTGTGGGGACGATATTCACCAACGCACCGTCAAGCAGCCTCATCATGAAGAAGCTGCAGGAAAGCTGA
- the mmadhcb gene encoding metabolism of cobalamin associated Db isoform X1: MVTDLTVFHNSVLRQETQLDIGGKKHSNNRMASVSHMLQVLCSRARLVTYLPGLSALVGRVAGTRTFSAAGSSGSDEPHIATTPSDMGLRTVWPDESMGPFGPLDQRFQLPGNMGFDCHLEGLAEQRTTPAHKMVPDVLSAPSSSDRHEFILAQVAGELFEKDDPLSPQNMNRADKYFDSNVECAIQSCPELLKKDFQLMFPEAPSSGMMVVTVTQKTQNDMTAWSAEVEQEREQMLDKFIDGAKEICYALQGEGFWADFIDPSSGLAFFGSYTNNTLFETDERYRQLGFQIEDLGCCRVIRHSLWGTHVFVGTIFTNAPSSSLIMKKLQES; encoded by the exons ATGGTTACAGATTTAACAGTCTTTCACAACAGTGTGCTTAGACAGG AAACACAACTGGATATTGGGGGAAAAAAGCACAGTAACAACAGGATGGCCTCTGTAAGTCACATGTTACAG GTTCTGTGCAGCAGAGCCAGGCTGGTCACTTACCTCCCTGGACTCAGTGCATTGGTGGGTCGTGTAGCAGGAACTAGAACCTTCTCAGCTGCTGGATCCTCTGGGTCTGATGAACCCCACATAGCCACCACTCCCTCTGATATGG GACTGCGGACGGTGTGGCCTGATGAGAGTATGGGGCCTTTCGGACCCCTGGATCAGCGCTTCCAGCTGCCGGGTAACATGGGCTTTGACTGTCACCTAGAGGGACTGGCAGAGCAGAGGACCACCCCGGCTCATAAGATGGTCCCTGATGTTCTCTCTGCCCCGTCCAGCAGCGACCGACATGAATTCATACTGGCCCAGGTTGCCGGGGAGTTGTTT gaaaAAGATGATCCGCTGTCGCCTCAGAACATGAACAGAGCTGACAAGTACTTTGACTCCAACGTGGAATGTGCCATTCAGTCATGTCCTGAGCTGCTGAAGAAAG ATTTCCAGTTAATGTTCCCCGAGGCTCCGTCTTCTGGTATGATGGTGGTCACCGTGACCCAGAAGACCCAGAACGACATGACGGCGTGGTCAGCTGAGGTGGAACAGGAGAGGGAGCAGATGCTGGACAAG TTTATAGATGGAGCCAAGGAAATCTGCTACGCCCTGCAGGGGGAGGGCTTCTGGGCCGACTTCATCGATCCGTCTTCAGGCCTGGCG TTCTTCGGCTCGTACACCAACAACACGCTGTTTGAGACCGACGAGCGCTACCGTCAGCTGGGCTTCCAGATCGAGGACCTGGGATGCTGCAGAGTGATCCGACACTCGCTGTGGGGCACACACGTTTTTGTGGGGACGATATTCACCAACGCACCGTCAAGCAGCCTCATCATGAAGAAGCTGCAGGAAAGCTGA